Proteins from one Panicum virgatum strain AP13 chromosome 7K, P.virgatum_v5, whole genome shotgun sequence genomic window:
- the LOC120641190 gene encoding uncharacterized protein LOC120641190 has translation MSCRRTSAMSLLVAVLLVVSLLTLHAPDASARYVVVLNPNNGLNSEGDSKNLAKVLASASTDDSAASKGFSGRKLGAPNKEETKATMGATATSAAGWRPRTVEMRAARRHGDAAAELYNMLRRDYAWKASRRRPINNGVKPFQVKKP, from the exons ATGAGCTGCAGAAGAACCAGTGCAATGAGTCTTCTTGTAGCTGTCCTACTCGTTGTCTCCTTGCTCACTCTGCACGCCCCTGACGCCAGTGCTCGCTACG TTGTCGTGCTGAACCCAAACAATGGACTGAACAGCGAAGGAGATAGTAAG AACCTCGCGAAGGTGCTGGCCTCGGCGTCGACCGATGATTCAGCTGCCAGCAAGGGATTCTCAGGGCGGAAGCTAGGTGCGCCGAACAAAGAAGAAACCAAAGCCACCATGGGAGCGACGGCGACTTCGGCAGCAGGCTGGCGGCCGCGGACGGTGGAGAtgcgcgcggcgaggaggcacggcgacgcggccgccgAGTTGTACAACATGCTCCGGAGGGACTACGCGTGGAAGGCGAGCCGCCGGCGGCCGATCAACAACGGCGTCAAGCCGTTTCAGGTGAAGAAGCCCTAG
- the LOC120641189 gene encoding uncharacterized protein LOC120641189 isoform X1 codes for MKIDDERPYKSHIFQELPSDGNPKLDSEVERQSKHSFLADKMVEQTNQSEHSFVKGELNGGRTGQTCIEDYSYDKDVVEIKLPDTVVSSDYGGHFVKDVCIDEGVFPDKKTSTEKLVDQKVSINFDSSEDTNGDLGEEIRADSTKTALELKSQLVIRPVMCATDGNTGEQNTLCKECNLEDNNTATVSTDSNEKPNAKQSLHEGAQGCQQVGSVISKGNENLDPFSNGEAAHQVSSNDCHETGIGIASETSNIIHSDLTVDEVVVSAALDKGGSNQVNHYNPFIAYGSLDETWEPNYSLPTIVDAASIAPICPVEKTDSFSDLVNRALEGFDPIEIDEAIIEENRSDSVEAGSSTLDVQESEQCNDQKGSLADVKTDAVHETGLATSLSTSNGEPSNVKSESGKKIEIDSAQDINDFNPSDVEVGTKRSEDVQDAKSSPPVQREPVVQQNGSDSAKVTAQTQTVVRNPFESSFSGPSITSGPLTPSGHIPYSGNISLRSESSTTSTRSFAFPVLQNEWNSSPVKMAKADRRRLREDRGWGYRILCCKF; via the exons ATGAAGATAG ATGATGAAAGGCCTTACAAAAGTCATATTTTTCAAGAGCTCCCATCGGATGGCAATCCTAAATTAGACTCCGAGGTTGAAAGACAAAGTAAGCACAGTTTTTTGGCGGATAAAATGGTTGAACAAACCAATCAATCTGAACATAGTTTTGTGAAGGGTGAGCTGAATGGAGGTAGAACTGGACAGACATGCATTGAGGATTACTCGTATGACAAGGATGTTGTAGAGATCAAGCTGCCAGACACAGTTGTTTCTTCTGATTATGGTGGCCATTTTGTCAAGGATGTCTGCATTGATGAAGGAGTTTTTCCTGATAAAAAGACTTCAACGGAAAAGCTAGTAGATCAAAAGGTTTCAATAAACTTTGATTCCTCGGAAGATACCAACGGTGACCTAGGGGAAGAGATAAGAGCTGACTCTACGAAAACTGCACTTGAATTAAAATCACAATTAGTTATTCGACCAGTCATGTGTGCTACTGATGGCAATACTGGGGAACAGAACACCTTATGCAAAGAGTGTAATCTTGAAGACAACAATACTGCAACTGTCTCTACTGATTCAAACGAGAAACCAAATGCCAAACAATCACTACATGAAGGTGCACAAGGTTGCCAGCAGGTTGGCAGTGTCATTTCCAAGGGCAATGAAAATCTGGATCCCTTTTCCAATGGAGAAGCAGCACATCAG GTTTCATCGAACGATTGTCATGAAACTGGAATTGGTATTGCATCAGAGACCAGTAACATCATTCACAGTGATTTAACGGTGGATGAAGTTGTTGTCAGTGCTGCATTGGATAAGGGAGGATCCAACCAAGTTAATCACTATAACCCTTTTATTGCCTATGGATCATTAGACGAGACATGGGAACCTAATTACTCTCTTCCTACTATTGTGGATGCTGCTTCTATAGCACCCATCTGTCCTGTTGAAAAGACAGATAGTTTTAGCGATCTTGTCAACAGAGCACTGGAAGGATTTGATCCTATTGAAATAGATGAAGCCATAATTGAAGAGAATAGGTCAGATTCTGTTGAAGCAGGTTCAAGTACATTGGATGTCCAAGAATCTGAACAATGTAATGATCAGAAAGGAAGTCTCGCTGATGTGAAAACTGATGCGGTGCATGAAACAGGTCTAGCTACATCTTTGTCTACCAGCAATGGAGAGCCTAGTAATGTCAAAAGTGAGAGCGGTAAAAAAATTGAGATTGATAGTGCCCAGGATATAAATGATTTTAACCCAAGTGATGTGGAGGTTGGCACAAAAAGAAGTGAGGACGTCCAAGATGCTAAGAGTTCACCTCCTGTGCAAAGAGAACCTGTTGTTCAACAAAATGGATCAGACAGTGCAAAAGTGACTGCGCAAACTCAAACTGTTGTTCGCAATCCCTTCGAATCCAGCTTCTCTGGTCCTAGCATTACGTCAGGTCCACTAACACCTTCTGGTCACATACCTTATTCTGGCAACATTTCTCTTCGATCAGAAAGTAGCACAACAAGTACTCGGTCCTTTGCATTTCCAGT ACTACAGAACGAGTGGAACAGCAGCCCCGTGAAGATGGCAAAGGCCGACCGCAGGCGTCTGAGGGAAGACCGAGGCTGGGGTTACAGAATCCTTTGCTGTAAATTCTGA
- the LOC120641189 gene encoding uncharacterized protein LOC120641189 isoform X2: MVEQTNQSEHSFVKGELNGGRTGQTCIEDYSYDKDVVEIKLPDTVVSSDYGGHFVKDVCIDEGVFPDKKTSTEKLVDQKVSINFDSSEDTNGDLGEEIRADSTKTALELKSQLVIRPVMCATDGNTGEQNTLCKECNLEDNNTATVSTDSNEKPNAKQSLHEGAQGCQQVGSVISKGNENLDPFSNGEAAHQVSSNDCHETGIGIASETSNIIHSDLTVDEVVVSAALDKGGSNQVNHYNPFIAYGSLDETWEPNYSLPTIVDAASIAPICPVEKTDSFSDLVNRALEGFDPIEIDEAIIEENRSDSVEAGSSTLDVQESEQCNDQKGSLADVKTDAVHETGLATSLSTSNGEPSNVKSESGKKIEIDSAQDINDFNPSDVEVGTKRSEDVQDAKSSPPVQREPVVQQNGSDSAKVTAQTQTVVRNPFESSFSGPSITSGPLTPSGHIPYSGNISLRSESSTTSTRSFAFPVLQNEWNSSPVKMAKADRRRLREDRGWGYRILCCKF, encoded by the exons ATGGTTGAACAAACCAATCAATCTGAACATAGTTTTGTGAAGGGTGAGCTGAATGGAGGTAGAACTGGACAGACATGCATTGAGGATTACTCGTATGACAAGGATGTTGTAGAGATCAAGCTGCCAGACACAGTTGTTTCTTCTGATTATGGTGGCCATTTTGTCAAGGATGTCTGCATTGATGAAGGAGTTTTTCCTGATAAAAAGACTTCAACGGAAAAGCTAGTAGATCAAAAGGTTTCAATAAACTTTGATTCCTCGGAAGATACCAACGGTGACCTAGGGGAAGAGATAAGAGCTGACTCTACGAAAACTGCACTTGAATTAAAATCACAATTAGTTATTCGACCAGTCATGTGTGCTACTGATGGCAATACTGGGGAACAGAACACCTTATGCAAAGAGTGTAATCTTGAAGACAACAATACTGCAACTGTCTCTACTGATTCAAACGAGAAACCAAATGCCAAACAATCACTACATGAAGGTGCACAAGGTTGCCAGCAGGTTGGCAGTGTCATTTCCAAGGGCAATGAAAATCTGGATCCCTTTTCCAATGGAGAAGCAGCACATCAG GTTTCATCGAACGATTGTCATGAAACTGGAATTGGTATTGCATCAGAGACCAGTAACATCATTCACAGTGATTTAACGGTGGATGAAGTTGTTGTCAGTGCTGCATTGGATAAGGGAGGATCCAACCAAGTTAATCACTATAACCCTTTTATTGCCTATGGATCATTAGACGAGACATGGGAACCTAATTACTCTCTTCCTACTATTGTGGATGCTGCTTCTATAGCACCCATCTGTCCTGTTGAAAAGACAGATAGTTTTAGCGATCTTGTCAACAGAGCACTGGAAGGATTTGATCCTATTGAAATAGATGAAGCCATAATTGAAGAGAATAGGTCAGATTCTGTTGAAGCAGGTTCAAGTACATTGGATGTCCAAGAATCTGAACAATGTAATGATCAGAAAGGAAGTCTCGCTGATGTGAAAACTGATGCGGTGCATGAAACAGGTCTAGCTACATCTTTGTCTACCAGCAATGGAGAGCCTAGTAATGTCAAAAGTGAGAGCGGTAAAAAAATTGAGATTGATAGTGCCCAGGATATAAATGATTTTAACCCAAGTGATGTGGAGGTTGGCACAAAAAGAAGTGAGGACGTCCAAGATGCTAAGAGTTCACCTCCTGTGCAAAGAGAACCTGTTGTTCAACAAAATGGATCAGACAGTGCAAAAGTGACTGCGCAAACTCAAACTGTTGTTCGCAATCCCTTCGAATCCAGCTTCTCTGGTCCTAGCATTACGTCAGGTCCACTAACACCTTCTGGTCACATACCTTATTCTGGCAACATTTCTCTTCGATCAGAAAGTAGCACAACAAGTACTCGGTCCTTTGCATTTCCAGT ACTACAGAACGAGTGGAACAGCAGCCCCGTGAAGATGGCAAAGGCCGACCGCAGGCGTCTGAGGGAAGACCGAGGCTGGGGTTACAGAATCCTTTGCTGTAAATTCTGA